In Gordonia iterans, the following proteins share a genomic window:
- the purS gene encoding phosphoribosylformylglycinamidine synthase subunit PurS — protein sequence MARVVVDVMPKAEILDPQGQAIVGALGRLGFSGIADVRQGKRFELEVDDTVDDAALERIAEELLTNTVIENYAVTRVRIDENA from the coding sequence TGGCGCGTGTAGTGGTCGATGTGATGCCCAAGGCCGAGATCCTGGACCCGCAGGGGCAGGCCATCGTCGGCGCCCTCGGGCGCCTCGGATTCAGCGGAATCGCCGACGTCCGGCAGGGCAAGCGGTTCGAGCTCGAGGTCGACGACACCGTCGACGACGCGGCGCTGGAGCGCATAGCCGAAGAGCTGCTCACCAACACGGTGATCGAGAACTACGCCGTGACGCGCGTCCGCATCGACGAGAACGCGTGA